AAATAGATTTTAAAAAACCAGAGTGGTTAAGAAAGAAACTTACTCCAACAGCTCAAAAAGAAATGGAAGGATTATTAAAAGATGTTGGTGGATTACACACAATCTGTCAAGAAGCAAAATGTCCAAATATTTCAGAGTGTTATTCAAATAAAAATGCAACTTTTTTAATTTTAGGGAATATCTGTACAAGAAGATGTAGTTACTGTAATGTACTTACAGGTAAGCCAACTGAAGTAGATTTAGATGAAATTCAAAAAGTTACAACTTCTGTATTAAGCCTTGGATTAAAATTTGTTGTAATTACAAGTCCTGCTAGGGATGATTTAGAAGATGGTGGAGCAAGTCAATTTTATAGAGTAACAAAAGATATTTTGGAAAAATCGCCAGGAACACAAGTTGAAATACTAATTCCTGATTTTAAAGCAAAAGAAGAATCACTACAAACTGTTGTTGATTCAGGGGCAGTTATTATTGGACACAATGTTGAAACTGTTCCAAGGTTTTATAATATTAGAAAAAATGCATCATATGAACGTTCTATTGAAGTATTAAAAAGATTAAAAGAACTTGGTGGAGATAAAATTAAAACAAAATCTGCTTTAATGGTAGGACTTGGTGAAACTGAAGAAGAAATGGTAGAAGTATTCAAAGATTTAATCGCTGTAGGATGTAAATTTTTAAGTATTGGTCAATATTTAGCACCATCTGGTGATTATGAAAAAGTAAAAGAATTTGTTCATCCAGATCAATTTAAAAGATATAAACAAATAGCTCTTGATTTAGGTTTTGAATTTGTACACTCTACACCTTATGCAAGAAGCTCATATATGGCACATGAATATTTAGCAAAAGGGGAAGGAAGTCTTTAAGACTTCTTTTCTTTTAAATTAATTATGGCTATTAACTAATTTAAAGATTTCTTGTCCGTACTTATGTAAGACTTCATCTTCTAATCTTACAGATAATCCAGATATTCCTACCGTACCAACAAATTGATTTTTCTTATTAAAATAAGGAACTGCAACAGACTTTAATCCAAACTCATGTTCTTCACTTCCTATTGCATATCCTCTTTCTTTTATTAAATCAATTTCTTTTTGAAGTTTACCAACACTAGTTATTGTATTTGAAGTAAATTTAGTTAATTCAAGGTTATCTATATCTATTTCATTTGAAAAAGCAATTAAAACTTTACCAAAACCACTTGAATGCAAAGGAGAATGCAATCCAATAGAATTTCTTGTTTTTAATACTCTTTTTGATTTGTCAATCTGATTTAAATATAAAGTAGAACTATTATCTAGTATACCTATATATGCACACTCATTTGTTAAATAAAAAACTTCATCAAGTAAGGCACTAGTTTTTTCTATAATTTTATCTCTATCATCTTTATTTACAATTTTTCTTACAATATCACTTAATACTATTTCTTTTGTATTATCTTTATATTCAATAAAATCTTCGCTCATTAAAGTTGTAACTAATCTTGACATTGTACTTTTATCTATTCCTAGTTTTTGACATAATATATTTGCAGTAATAGGTTTATTTGTTCCCATAACTTCTTTTAGAACTTGAAGACCTTTAGTAAAAGATTTATTTTGACTCTGCATTTGCACTTGTTTTGACTCTTTTTAATATGTATTTTTCGTATTCTAGCATCTTTTTAATAAAGAAATTTAAAAAAATCATGTTAACTTTTGTAACAAAAGTAGTTATTGGTATATATTTTAAAAAGAATTTTTAAAAAAATTCTTTTAGATTCTAAGAATATTCAGACATTTTTTCTCACAATGTAAAACTGACATATACTCACTTCTATAAAGCCCAAAAATAAGGGAAGCCTAGGCTTTATAAAATAAATCTTAAAAATAAAATTAGTTTTAAAATTTATATTTCAACTTATTTGATGTATGGATTAATTCCCTTGTCGAAAATAAATAGTTATTTTTATTGAGTTAAAAAACTTGATAAATTTAAATAAATTAATAAATAAAATAAAAAGGTATTATCATGAATTCATCTTTCGTAGATTTATCAAAATTGACAGCAAACGATGATTTAAAACCAGTACTTGGTGGTTTATGGCCAGGAATCCAAATTTACTACCCACCAATCAAGTTTAATCCACTTGATGGAACTTATGAAACTATGGAGCAAGCTAAGTATAGATTACAAAAACATGCTTACAAAACAAAAGCTCATACAGTTTTATTTGACCTTGAAGATGGTTGTAGAATGAAAGACATGTCTAGAAAACTTTTAATTGAAGAATTACCAAAGTTTCCAGAAAGAGATTTTCAAATTGCGATTAGAATAAATCCATTCAGAACTGAAGAATATGAAGAAGATTTAAAAATGTTAAAACAAATACATATGCATGTTGATGCAATTGTTTTAGCAAAAGCTGGTGAAGTTTATGGTGATGCGGAGATTAGAGACTTGTCTTCATGGTTAGTATCAATTGGAAGTAATTTACAAATTCAACCAATTATTGAACAC
This portion of the Arcobacter sp. LA11 genome encodes:
- the lipA gene encoding lipoyl synthase, giving the protein MTMPASKKIDFKKPEWLRKKLTPTAQKEMEGLLKDVGGLHTICQEAKCPNISECYSNKNATFLILGNICTRRCSYCNVLTGKPTEVDLDEIQKVTTSVLSLGLKFVVITSPARDDLEDGGASQFYRVTKDILEKSPGTQVEILIPDFKAKEESLQTVVDSGAVIIGHNVETVPRFYNIRKNASYERSIEVLKRLKELGGDKIKTKSALMVGLGETEEEMVEVFKDLIAVGCKFLSIGQYLAPSGDYEKVKEFVHPDQFKRYKQIALDLGFEFVHSTPYARSSYMAHEYLAKGEGSL
- a CDS encoding IclR family transcriptional regulator, coding for MQSQNKSFTKGLQVLKEVMGTNKPITANILCQKLGIDKSTMSRLVTTLMSEDFIEYKDNTKEIVLSDIVRKIVNKDDRDKIIEKTSALLDEVFYLTNECAYIGILDNSSTLYLNQIDKSKRVLKTRNSIGLHSPLHSSGFGKVLIAFSNEIDIDNLELTKFTSNTITSVGKLQKEIDLIKERGYAIGSEEHEFGLKSVAVPYFNKKNQFVGTVGISGLSVRLEDEVLHKYGQEIFKLVNSHN